A genome region from Bacteroides stercoris ATCC 43183 includes the following:
- a CDS encoding LPD29 domain-containing protein encodes MTYFQNIHSLADLKKEYRRLALEHHPDKGGDTAIMQQVNTEFGRLFEAWKEKPDIPSTSTGYEYDYPGATAKEYTKYVYNEYRWKGRNYKGQHAPEIVGLVRAWLKETYPGYKFSVRRENCHSIHIRLMKADFEAFTKESGKVQGDVNHHHIHSDKSLTDRAKDVMVNICDFIMSYNFDDSDPMTDYFHTNFYLTLGIGSYKQPYKVEPPKLGSKDKPEIFKHPEGPAHEAMRRALGKARFGFIESRKYAGEIILGEDCFGSRGEVYFWPKEYSSAKMAQKRIDKLEEAGIRCELTGYNGGYIRLLGYTPEMRNSLERERQEYAAAYQAWYSKQNLKTI; translated from the coding sequence ATGACTTATTTTCAGAACATACACTCTCTGGCGGACTTGAAGAAAGAATACCGCCGGCTGGCATTGGAGCACCACCCGGACAAGGGTGGTGACACCGCAATCATGCAACAGGTGAACACCGAGTTTGGAAGGCTTTTTGAGGCTTGGAAAGAAAAACCGGATATTCCCTCGACCTCAACCGGATATGAATATGACTATCCGGGAGCCACGGCAAAGGAATACACCAAGTATGTGTATAACGAATACCGCTGGAAAGGCCGCAATTACAAGGGGCAGCACGCTCCTGAAATCGTGGGACTGGTACGGGCATGGCTCAAGGAGACCTATCCGGGATACAAGTTCTCTGTCAGACGGGAGAATTGCCACTCCATCCATATCCGGTTGATGAAAGCGGATTTCGAGGCGTTCACCAAAGAGTCCGGAAAAGTTCAAGGCGATGTCAACCACCATCATATCCATTCAGACAAATCCTTGACGGACAGGGCAAAGGATGTAATGGTGAATATCTGCGATTTCATCATGTCGTACAATTTCGATGACAGCGACCCCATGACGGACTATTTTCACACCAACTTTTACCTGACGCTCGGAATCGGAAGTTACAAACAGCCGTACAAGGTGGAACCGCCCAAACTCGGCAGCAAAGACAAGCCGGAGATATTCAAGCATCCGGAAGGTCCGGCACACGAGGCAATGCGCCGGGCATTGGGCAAAGCGCGTTTCGGCTTCATCGAAAGCCGGAAGTATGCCGGGGAAATAATTCTGGGGGAAGACTGTTTCGGCTCACGGGGCGAAGTCTATTTTTGGCCGAAGGAATATTCAAGCGCAAAAATGGCCCAAAAACGCATCGACAAACTGGAGGAAGCCGGAATAAGGTGCGAACTCACCGGCTATAACGGAGGATACATCCGCCTGCTCGGATACACCCCTGAGATGAGAAATTCCCTGGAACGGGAACGTCAGGAGTATGCCGCCGCGTATCAGGCATGGTACTCAAAACAGAATTTAAAAACAATCTGA
- a CDS encoding DUF4120 family protein, which yields MKILNEEHFENVRRYAESIGDTSLQKCLERLKSWEENPDCPCEISLYYDHAPYSFGFTQRYPDGRTGIVGGLLYHGIPDRSFAVTLQPFHGWQIHT from the coding sequence ATGAAAATCCTGAATGAAGAACATTTCGAGAATGTAAGGCGCTATGCCGAATCCATCGGTGACACCTCGCTCCAAAAATGTCTGGAACGGTTGAAAAGCTGGGAAGAAAACCCTGACTGTCCCTGCGAAATCTCACTCTACTACGACCATGCCCCGTACTCGTTCGGCTTTACACAGCGCTATCCCGACGGAAGGACAGGTATCGTGGGAGGTCTGCTCTATCATGGAATACCTGACAGATCGTTTGCCGTAACATTGCAGCCGTTCCACGGATGGCAGATACATACCTGA
- a CDS encoding DUF4121 family protein, protein MKYGNFYDLESLTLLNRHEGCACSIKECDVEKVNRLISRMREDRKRVSLPTAGDVVTYTTRGGDYYPQAHIERGDDREVHICLLPQTPFCHENEKCTGYNTEGGPWVITGPELLLPDGIRSKQFRMWGHTGRHRNGAVLFHTFVRAWKYTEPDPLYGKYTTKEWTRYIIECQPDIEPADAFIYRNESFTLYSREELERLVGILHGELFNGFRPGLFILWAYRMEWKELPTWEWNMLKAETHLFFLGVSPVKIRTDHNGHTVTFYKKTEQYDTL, encoded by the coding sequence ATGAAGTACGGTAATTTTTATGATTTGGAAAGCCTGACTCTGCTCAACAGGCATGAAGGGTGTGCCTGTTCCATAAAGGAGTGCGACGTGGAGAAGGTGAACCGGCTGATTTCAAGGATGCGGGAGGACAGGAAAAGAGTCAGTTTACCGACCGCAGGGGATGTCGTCACTTATACTACCCGTGGCGGTGACTATTATCCGCAGGCACACATTGAAAGGGGCGATGACCGGGAAGTCCATATTTGCCTTCTCCCACAGACACCTTTCTGCCATGAAAATGAAAAGTGTACCGGTTACAATACGGAAGGAGGCCCTTGGGTTATAACCGGTCCGGAATTGCTGCTTCCCGATGGCATACGCAGCAAACAGTTCCGGATGTGGGGGCATACCGGAAGGCACAGGAACGGTGCCGTCCTCTTCCACACATTCGTCAGGGCATGGAAATACACGGAACCCGATCCTCTGTACGGAAAGTACACCACAAAAGAATGGACGAGATACATCATCGAGTGTCAGCCGGATATTGAACCGGCTGATGCCTTTATCTATCGGAATGAGTCATTCACCCTTTACTCGCGGGAAGAACTGGAGCGGCTGGTCGGGATTCTGCACGGAGAACTTTTCAACGGATTCCGTCCCGGTCTGTTCATACTCTGGGCATACCGTATGGAATGGAAGGAACTTCCCACATGGGAATGGAACATGCTGAAAGCGGAAACGCACCTCTTTTTCCTTGGCGTCTCCCCCGTCAAGATACGGACAGACCATAACGGACATACAGTAACCTTCTATAAAAAAACAGAACAATATGACACGCTATGA
- a CDS encoding N-6 DNA methylase, whose translation MTRYETSPEVRPLEKTICEFAGLNGYDPMNVFTDFLRYVIHGFSPGAPPLKDWRYKRQQNAAFMKMFAEWVRLMQKQLEAASWYDALGDLFMALSSRKGQQAQGQFFTPVHICDLMVMCTETDGKKTGQRINDPTCGSGRLLLAYHVRHLGNYLVAEDVNRTCCLMTICNMLIHGCVGEVIHHDSLCPENFMDGWMVNHTLTQTGIPSIRRMSEEEYRTSRNMSVDLLRKRKEKLRQMQPDKKQLP comes from the coding sequence ATGACACGCTATGAGACATCCCCAGAAGTCCGGCCACTTGAAAAGACAATCTGTGAGTTTGCAGGCTTGAACGGGTACGATCCGATGAACGTGTTCACAGATTTCCTGCGTTACGTCATACACGGATTCTCACCGGGCGCTCCTCCGCTGAAAGACTGGAGGTACAAGCGGCAGCAGAATGCCGCATTCATGAAAATGTTTGCGGAATGGGTGCGGCTCATGCAGAAGCAGCTGGAGGCCGCATCCTGGTATGACGCGTTAGGAGACCTTTTCATGGCGCTCAGTTCCAGAAAGGGACAACAGGCGCAAGGGCAGTTCTTCACTCCCGTACATATCTGCGACCTGATGGTAATGTGTACGGAAACGGACGGAAAAAAGACCGGGCAGAGGATAAACGACCCTACCTGCGGAAGTGGGCGTCTCCTGCTGGCATATCATGTACGCCACCTGGGTAATTATCTTGTCGCGGAAGATGTCAACCGTACCTGTTGCCTGATGACCATATGCAATATGCTCATTCACGGCTGCGTGGGGGAAGTCATCCACCATGACAGCCTCTGCCCCGAAAACTTCATGGACGGCTGGATGGTAAACCATACACTGACCCAGACGGGCATTCCTTCCATTCGCCGGATGAGCGAGGAGGAATATCGGACAAGCAGGAACATGTCCGTTGACCTGCTCAGAAAGCGGAAAGAGAAATTGCGCCAAATGCAGCCGGACAAGAAACAATTGCCATAA
- a CDS encoding glycoside hydrolase family protein, with protein sequence MKRIPVIMIFLSLVLYGKAENPPSDKDKAVACIKRWEGWHRGKMPYIGYGHRLLPHEKLTENLSEAQADSLLRCDLERCLKVFRKYGKDSLLLSLLGFNVGCYRLIGNGKIPKSRLIQKLDDGNRNIYKEYISFRCYRGKVIPGIERRRKEEFELFYIP encoded by the coding sequence ATGAAAAGAATACCGGTTATTATGATTTTTCTGTCACTTGTTCTGTATGGCAAGGCGGAAAATCCCCCGTCTGACAAGGATAAGGCGGTAGCCTGCATCAAGCGGTGGGAAGGCTGGCACCGGGGGAAAATGCCTTACATCGGTTACGGACACCGCCTGCTCCCCCATGAGAAGCTGACCGAGAACCTGAGTGAGGCACAGGCGGACTCACTTTTGAGATGCGACCTTGAACGGTGTTTGAAGGTATTCCGTAAATATGGAAAAGACTCGCTTCTTTTAAGTCTGTTAGGTTTTAATGTGGGCTGTTACCGTCTGATCGGAAACGGCAAGATACCCAAAAGCAGACTGATTCAGAAACTGGACGATGGTAACCGGAATATTTACAAGGAATATATATCGTTCCGCTGTTATCGGGGGAAAGTCATTCCAGGCATAGAGAGAAGAAGAAAAGAGGAGTTTGAACTGTTCTATATACCGTAG
- a CDS encoding DUF3872 domain-containing protein has protein sequence MKRRILDFMMTVCCMVFSFLALVACDNELDIRQEYPFTVESMPVADEIVNGETVEIRLEIKPEGNFSGTVYTLRYFQPDGKGSLKMEDGTVLKPNDRYLLNEWKFRLYYTSHSGKESQTIDLYFEDNWGNLQQLTYDFNGKDAEEEDNNTEAA, from the coding sequence ATGAAAAGAAGAATCCTTGATTTTATGATGACAGTCTGTTGCATGGTATTTTCCTTTCTTGCCCTTGTCGCCTGTGACAATGAGCTGGATATCAGACAAGAATACCCGTTCACGGTGGAGTCCATGCCGGTGGCGGACGAAATCGTAAACGGTGAGACGGTGGAAATCCGTCTGGAAATCAAGCCGGAAGGAAACTTTTCCGGAACTGTCTATACGCTGAGGTATTTCCAGCCCGACGGAAAGGGCAGTCTGAAGATGGAGGACGGAACGGTACTGAAACCCAATGACCGTTATTTGCTGAACGAATGGAAATTCCGTCTTTACTATACCTCGCATAGCGGCAAGGAATCACAGACCATAGACCTCTATTTTGAAGACAATTGGGGAAACTTGCAACAGCTGACATATGATTTCAATGGAAAGGATGCGGAGGAGGAAGACAATAATACGGAGGCCGCATGA
- a CDS encoding conjugal transfer protein TraO has protein sequence MSAMKRNFIFIILLLALFTGQAEAQRRLPGMKSVRFTAEMADGFYSRADRHDAGYAFSLAVATYTKKGNQWVFGCEMLQRNNPYRNTYVPLSQYTGEGGYYHTILSTSGKSFFLNLGASALLGYEAVNNGNRLLDDGASLRKYESFIYGGAVTLEAEGYLSDSIALLLCLRERFVWGGASGRCHFQYGAGVKYIF, from the coding sequence GAAACTTCATTTTCATTATCCTCCTGCTTGCCCTCTTTACGGGGCAGGCGGAAGCCCAGCGCCGGCTGCCGGGGATGAAATCCGTCCGCTTTACCGCTGAAATGGCCGACGGCTTTTACAGCCGGGCAGACCGCCATGATGCGGGCTACGCCTTTTCGCTGGCTGTTGCCACTTACACAAAGAAAGGGAACCAGTGGGTGTTTGGCTGTGAGATGCTACAACGTAATAACCCTTACCGGAACACATATGTCCCACTGTCGCAATATACAGGGGAAGGCGGTTATTATCATACAATCCTTTCCACATCCGGCAAGTCTTTCTTTCTGAACCTCGGCGCTTCCGCCTTGCTGGGCTACGAGGCCGTGAACAACGGAAACCGCCTGTTGGATGACGGAGCTTCCTTGCGCAAGTATGAGTCCTTCATCTATGGGGGTGCGGTAACGCTGGAGGCGGAAGGATACCTGTCGGACAGCATAGCCCTGCTGCTATGTCTGCGTGAACGTTTTGTATGGGGCGGCGCTTCCGGCCGCTGCCATTTCCAGTATGGAGCCGGAGTCAAATACATTTTCTAA